The following nucleotide sequence is from Pseudomonas sp. RC10.
GTAGAACTGCGATTTCTCATCGACTGCAAACAGCCACGTGCCGATGTGCTCCGGCAGGACAACGATTGTCTTGTCGTTGATCAGACCGTGGTCCCGCGCCTGTTGCAGGTACGCCGCCAGCTTGCGATGCAGTCGCTTGACGCTGGAATAGTCCGAAGGAAACAGCTCGGGTTGAATGCCCAGCAAATTGCCGCGATCTCCGGGCTCACCATCGTTGATCACCAGTTGAATGCGCAAATCGGTGAGGTAATGGCCGACATGGCGCTTATGTGTCCACAGGCCATAGCTGGTGAGAAGAATCGCCAGCACGATGGCGGCGAGGGTGCCAAGAACTTTGCGCATGGAGGGAAACGTGAGGGCCTCAGGAAGCAATTGCCGTGTGGGTGAATGGCCTCAAGGCTACGGGAAAACGGCGTCTGACCGAAGCGATTTAAGTGCGAGAGCGTCTTTTTCGTGAAGCCCTTCGCCGATGCAGCGCGTAGCGATACTGCCGCAAACCTGCCTCAAAACACGTTGTCCTGAGGGCTAAAACGGGGGATGCAGAAAAACGGCGTGGTCAGCGGGATAACGCAGTAACACTGCGTCGGCGTGAAGGGTTTTGACGTTTTTGCGTCAGTTGGCGGCCCTAAGCTTTCGCACACAGACACAACGTTAGACGACTGCCATGACCGATATCGTTAAAGACGCACTGAACCGCCTCGCTCGAAAGGATCTGCTGGAGCTTCGAGCCTATATAAACGGAGAGTGGGTCGATGCCGACGCCAAACTTGCCGTAACCGACCCCGCCACGGGGGCGACCATCACACAGGTTGCCCATTGCGCGCCCATCTGGGCCGACCGCGCCGTCGAAGCCGCCAGCACGGCGCTTCCCGCCTGGAGCCAGTTGCTGCCGGTTCAACGCGGGCTGATCTTGCGCAAGTGGGCGGCGCTGATGCGCGAACACGCTCAGGACTTGGCAGTCATCATGACAGCCGAGCAGGGCAAGCCGCTGGCGGAGTCCGTGGGTGAAATCTCGTACGGCGCGGCGTTCCTCGACTGGTTCGCGGCAGAAGGCGAGCGTTGCTACGGCGAAACCATCCCGAGCCATTTGCCGGGCAGCCAGTTGCTGACCAAGTTACAGCCCATCGGCGTGACGGTCGCGATTACCCCCTGGAACTTTCCGAGCGCGATGATCACCCGCAAGGCCGGGGCCGCACTCGCGGCAGGCTGCACGATGATCGTCAAGCCCGCGCCTGAAACGCCGCTGTCGGCGTTGGCCCTTGCGAAACTGGCGGAAGAGGCGGGGATGCCAGCGGGGGTGTTCCAGGTGCTGACCGGCGATGCCGTCGCTCAATCCGCGCGCCTGCTTCAGTTCCCCGAGGTGCGCGCGTTCAGTTTCACCGGCTCGACCGAGGTCGGAAAAATCCTGCTCAAGACTTCCAGCGATACCGTGAAACGTGTGTCCCTCGAACTGGGTGGTCATGCGCCCTTCATCGTGTTCGAAGACGCGTCGGTCGAGGACGCGGTCGCCGCGTGCCTCAACGCGAAATTCGCCACCTCGGGTCAGGATTGCCTGGCGGCCAACCGCATCTACGTTCATCGCAGCCTGTACGCGTCATTCGTGAGCACGCTGGCAGCGGGGGTGAAAAAACTGAAGGTGGGTCATGGTCTGGAGCCGGGTGTGGACATTGGGCCGATGACGCGTAAATCCGTCGCGGTGAAATGCCAGGCACAGATCCTCAACGCTGTCTCGCTGGGCGCGAAGCTGCTGGTCGGCGGGGCGGACATCGACGGCAATTTTGTGCAGCCGACGCTGCTGGCCGACGCCACAGATGACATGGACATTGCCCGCGATGAGACCTTCGGGCCGGTCGCCGCGGTGTTCGTGTTCGACACCGAAGAAGAAGTGCTGCAACGCGCCAACGATTCCGAATTCGCGCTGGCGGCCTATGTTTACACCAACGATTTGCGCCGTGCGCTACGCCTGTCCGACCGCTTGCAATACGGCATGGTAGCGATCAACACGCCGAAGTTTACCGGTGCGCCCATTCCGTTCGGAGGCTGGAAACAGTCGGGGTTGGGCAGGGAAGGGTCGAAGCACGGCCTGGAAGAATACATGGAAATCAAATACGTCTGTTTTGGCAACCTGTGAGAGAGAAGGAGAACGACATGAATAAGACAGAGCACGATACCGTCGCTGCCCAGGACCGCAATTCCGTGCTGCACCCCTTCACCAATCTGAAGGACTTCGCCAGCGGCAAGCTGGGCGACCCGACCATTATCGAAACCGGTAAAGGCATTCGCATCACCGACTCGACCGGGCGCGAGTACATCGACGGGTTTGCCGGCCTGTACTGCATGAACATCGGCTATGGCCGTGACGAAGTGGCCGAGGCCATTTCCCGTCAGGCGCACAAGCTGGCTTATTACCACAGCTACGCCGCGCACACGACGGACGAACTGGCGAGCCTGTCTGATCGTTTGGTGAAGATGGCGCCGGGCAAGATGAGCAAGGTGTTCTATGGCACATCGGGGTCCGACGCCAACGAAACCAACGCCAAGCTGGTCTGGTATTACAACAACCTGCGCGGTCTGCCGAAGAAGAAAAAAATCATCACCCGTGATCGCGGTTACCACGGCTGCTCGGTGATGTCGGGCTCCCTGACCGGCATGAACTTCTACCACGATCACATGGACCTGCCGATCTCCGGCATCTTGCGCACGGGCGTCCCTCATCAGTATTGGGACGCTCAGCCGGGTGAAACCGAGCTGCAATTCTCAGCCCGTCGTGCCCGTGAACTCGAAGAGCTGATCCTGCGCGAAGACCCGGACACCATCGGCGGTTTCATCGCCGAACCCGTGCTCGGCACTGGCGGTATCACGCCGCCACCGGCCGGTTATTGGGAAGCGATTCAGCCGATCCTGCAGAAGTACGACATTCTGCTGATCGCTGACGAGGTGATCACCGCGTTCGGCCGCACCGGCGCCATGTTCGGCTGCGAAAAATACGGCATCACGCCTGACCTGATCACCGTCGCCAAAGGCCTGACCTCGGCTTACATGCCGCTGTCCGCGGCCATTGTCGGCGAGAAGGTCTACAAGGTCATGGAAGAGGGCGCGGACCGTGTCGGCGCGTTCTCCCATGGCTACACCTATTCCGGCCACCCGATTGCAGTAGCAGCGGCAAACGCGGTGCTGGACATCGTCGAACGCGAAGACATTCCGGGCAATGCGAACCGCGTGGGTGCCTACCTGCAAAGCAGCCTGCATGAAGTCTTCGACAACTTGCCGATCGTGGGTGAAGTGCGCGGTGTGGGTCTGATGGCTGCGATTGAGTTCGTCGCCGATCCGGCCACCAAAAAACGTTTCGACCCGGCCCTGAAAGTCGGCGCGCGGATCTCCAAGGCTGCCCGCGACCTGAACCTGATCGCGCGAGCGATGCCCCACGGCGAAATCCTGGGCTTCGCACCGCCGCTGACCACCACCGAGAAGGAAGTGGATCAGATCGTGGACATCGCGCGCCAGGCGGTGAACAAGGTGATGGACGAGTTGGCGAAGGAAGGCGCATTGCGCTGATCATCGCGCATCGCTCATGAAGAAGGCCGGTTTCGTACCGGCCTTTTTTTGTGGTCGCTTATTGGGTGCTGCCAGACAGGGTCGTGCGTTGCTGGCGGTCGATCCGTGTGAGAGCATCCGACCCCGCTGCCATTCACTCTTCAACGTCATCGTGTTGCACTAAGGAGAAAGCCAATGTTTGTTCTCGACCGGATAGACGTCAACATTCTGGGTGCAATGCAGAAGAACAACCGGATCACGTCCGAGGAATTGGGCAACCTGGTCGGGTTGTCCGCCACCGCGTGCCAGCGACGTTTGAAGACGCTGCGCAAGGAAGGGGTGATCGAAGGTGACGTGTCCATCGTGTCGCCCAAAGCCGTGGGGCGGAACGTGTTCATGCTGGTGCTGGTGACCCTGGAAAGGGAACGTTCCGACATCATCGACCGCTTCAAAAAATCCATCCGTAATACGCCGGAGGTGATGACCGGGTATTACGTCACGGGCGATTCGGACTTCGTCCTGGTGATCACGGCCAAGAACATGGAAGACTACGAACAGTTCACCCGCCGGTTCTTCTACGAGAACTCGGACATCAAGAGCTTCAAGACGCTGGTGGTCATGGACCGGGTGAAAGCCGGGTTCGAATTGCCGATCGATCTGGATTGATCTCTCTTTCTTTTACCTGATCTGACGAACCTTGCTTCCGACCCCTTGCGAAGTTTCAGGCTAGACGCGGTCTCCTGTAGGAGCCGGCTTGCTGGCGAATGCGTCAGGTCGGATGCATCAATGGTGACTGACTCGACGCCTTCGCCAGCAAGCCGGCTCCTACAATGTATTGCGGCGTTGGACGGTTTTCTGATGTCCCTTTTTTGCCGCTGATCTGAACCGCAGATAACGCAGTTTTTCCTCGTTTCTATCCGATTTTGTACGGATTTCATCTCTGGACGATTGTTTATCGTCGGATATGGTTTGGGGGAATCGCTATGATTTGTCTCACGTAAGGGGTTCACAGAGACGACGGCAAGTGGGGTGGGACGCATGAATAAGAAGAGCAAAGGTCGGCTGACCATCGATTGGGAACTGACAGGGCGTCAGTTCGGAAGTCTGAATTTCCCCTGGTCCCGAAACGAATCCGCGTGGGGCAGCCTGCAGATTCCGGTGATCGTCATCCAGAACGGCGAGGGGCCGTTCGTGTTGTTGACGGGGGGCAATCATGGCGATGAATACGAAGGGCCTCTGGCGTTATCCAACCTGGCGCGAGCCATCGACGTGCAGCGTGTCACCGGCACGATCTGCATCGTTCCCGCCCTCAATTACCCCGCGCTGAAAGCCGGCACTCGCCTGTCACCCATCGACGGTTTGAACATGAACCGCGCGTTTCGCGGCAGGGCGGAAGGGACGATTACCGAACAGATCGCCCATTTCGTCGAGGCTGAATTGATCAGCCGTGCCGACGCGGTGCTGGATATTCACGCTGGCGGCCGGACCATGTTTTTCCAGCCTTTCGCGGTCTCTCATCAATTGCCCGATAAAGCGCAGACCTTGCGTGCCCGTGAAGCGCTCATCGCCTTCGGCGCACCCATCGGCCTGATTCTGGAAGAGCTGGACAACGAGGGCATGCTCGACACCGCCGTGGAAGAGAAGGGCAAGCTGTTCCTCTCCACCGAGTTGGGCGGCGGCGGTTCGACCACCGCAGCGACGGTCAAATTCGCACAGGACGGCGCCCATAACTTCCTTGTGCACACTGGGGTTTATGACACGGCGCCAAAGCCCGCTGTCTCTCCGGTGGTCATCATGCAAAACGAGGCCGACGGCTACGTGAGCGCACAGAACAGCGGCTTTATCGAATTCACCCGCGAGTTGGGCGAAGCAGTGGAAGCCGGTCAGGTGATCGCCCGCATTCATGACTTCGAACATCTGGACAAGGAGCCGCTGGCCGTGACCGCACCCGTTACCGGCACGCTGCTGGGTCGTCATTTTGGTGGGTACATCGCCAAGGGCGATTTCCTGGCGATGTTCGCCAGCCCCGAAGCCTGACACGCGACGCCCTGCACCCAAAAATTTCAATAAGACGAGGTGGATCATGAGTGACCCGTTTTTCACAGACGCCGAATACGCGAGCCGTCTGCAAAAGGTGAAGCATCGAATGGCGGAGGCGTCCGTCGACCTGCTGTTGGTGGCGGATGCCAACAACATCTTCTGGCTGACCGGCGCGGCGGACTGGTCGTTCTACACGCCGCAGTTCGTGATCGTCAGTTTGCAGGACAGCAAGCCGGTGTGGATTGGCCGTGCCATGGACGCCCCCGGTGCCGCATTGACCACCTGGATGGGCAACGACCACGTCATCGGTTACCCCGAAGATTATGTGATGCGCCGGGACATTCACCCCAGCGATTACATCGGTGAATTTGTCGCCAAACGCTGGCCGAGTGCGCGACGCATCGGTTACGAGTCCGACAGCTATTTCTTCTCGCCACGCTCGCTGAACAGCCTGATCGCCAAACTGCCGAACGGCGTGTTCGTGGACTGCGATCTGCTCGTCAACCGCGCGCGGGTGGTGAAGAGCGAGACCGAGATTCAGTACCACCGCGAAGCCGCCACGATCGTTCAAGGCGCCATGCACGTCGCTCAGGACATGATCCAACCGGGCGTACGCCAGTCCGACGTCATCGCGGAAATCTACAAAGCCCAGATCGCGCCCGACGCGCCGTTTGGCGGCGACATCACCGCCCTGTGCCCGATCATTCTGGCGGGAGAGAAAGCCTCTGCCGCGCACCCGGCGTGGACCGATGAGAAGTTCATCGACAACCAGACCGTGGCCATCGAACTGGCCGGCGCTCGCCGCCACTACACCACCGGCCTTGCGCGCACACTGCACTTGGGGTCGAACCCGCCTGACGAACTGACCCACACCGCTGCGGCGGTCGAGGAGGGCATGAGCGAAGTGCTGGCGATGGTCAAGACCGGGGTCAGTGGAGCGGACATTCACGCCAGTTGGCAGCAGGTGCTGAACCGCTACGGGCTGCGCAAGGACAGCCGCATCGGTTACTCGATCGGGATCGGCCTGCCACCGGATTGGGGCGAGCACGTCATCAGCCTGCGTCCGGGCGAGCACGAGCCGATCGAGACGAACACCACGCTGCACATCATCCTCGGCATGTGGATGAAGGGCTGGGGCATGGAAACGTCGGAAACCATTGTTGTGCAGCCACAGGGTTATGAGTGCCTGACCCAGTTCCCGCGCAGCGTCAACATCAAGCGTTAATACCTTAAGTTGTCGATGGCGGCCCTGCATCGGGGCCGCACTCTAATAATAAAAGTGTGGGGAGTGCCATGAAAACAATCTCAAGCATGGTGTGTGCGTTCGCCTGCGTTTTGGGTATGACCGCAACTAACGTTAATGCGGCGGCTGAAACGTCGCTTCAAAAGAACACATTGTCCGTGGGCGCGGATTTGAACTACCCGCCTTACGATTATTTCGTGGATGGCAAACCGGCGGGGTTTGATCCATCGTTATTGGCGCTGTTGGCCAAGAAGATGAATGTTGAACTCACGTTCTCGGACACGCGTTTCGCCAGTTTATTGTTGGGCCTTAAATCCAATCGCTTCGACCTGG
It contains:
- a CDS encoding Lrp/AsnC family transcriptional regulator; the encoded protein is MFVLDRIDVNILGAMQKNNRITSEELGNLVGLSATACQRRLKTLRKEGVIEGDVSIVSPKAVGRNVFMLVLVTLERERSDIIDRFKKSIRNTPEVMTGYYVTGDSDFVLVITAKNMEDYEQFTRRFFYENSDIKSFKTLVVMDRVKAGFELPIDLD
- a CDS encoding aminotransferase, with the translated sequence MNKTEHDTVAAQDRNSVLHPFTNLKDFASGKLGDPTIIETGKGIRITDSTGREYIDGFAGLYCMNIGYGRDEVAEAISRQAHKLAYYHSYAAHTTDELASLSDRLVKMAPGKMSKVFYGTSGSDANETNAKLVWYYNNLRGLPKKKKIITRDRGYHGCSVMSGSLTGMNFYHDHMDLPISGILRTGVPHQYWDAQPGETELQFSARRARELEELILREDPDTIGGFIAEPVLGTGGITPPPAGYWEAIQPILQKYDILLIADEVITAFGRTGAMFGCEKYGITPDLITVAKGLTSAYMPLSAAIVGEKVYKVMEEGADRVGAFSHGYTYSGHPIAVAAANAVLDIVEREDIPGNANRVGAYLQSSLHEVFDNLPIVGEVRGVGLMAAIEFVADPATKKRFDPALKVGARISKAARDLNLIARAMPHGEILGFAPPLTTTEKEVDQIVDIARQAVNKVMDELAKEGALR
- a CDS encoding NAD-dependent succinate-semialdehyde dehydrogenase, whose protein sequence is MTDIVKDALNRLARKDLLELRAYINGEWVDADAKLAVTDPATGATITQVAHCAPIWADRAVEAASTALPAWSQLLPVQRGLILRKWAALMREHAQDLAVIMTAEQGKPLAESVGEISYGAAFLDWFAAEGERCYGETIPSHLPGSQLLTKLQPIGVTVAITPWNFPSAMITRKAGAALAAGCTMIVKPAPETPLSALALAKLAEEAGMPAGVFQVLTGDAVAQSARLLQFPEVRAFSFTGSTEVGKILLKTSSDTVKRVSLELGGHAPFIVFEDASVEDAVAACLNAKFATSGQDCLAANRIYVHRSLYASFVSTLAAGVKKLKVGHGLEPGVDIGPMTRKSVAVKCQAQILNAVSLGAKLLVGGADIDGNFVQPTLLADATDDMDIARDETFGPVAAVFVFDTEEEVLQRANDSEFALAAYVYTNDLRRALRLSDRLQYGMVAINTPKFTGAPIPFGGWKQSGLGREGSKHGLEEYMEIKYVCFGNL
- a CDS encoding Xaa-Pro peptidase family protein, which produces MSDPFFTDAEYASRLQKVKHRMAEASVDLLLVADANNIFWLTGAADWSFYTPQFVIVSLQDSKPVWIGRAMDAPGAALTTWMGNDHVIGYPEDYVMRRDIHPSDYIGEFVAKRWPSARRIGYESDSYFFSPRSLNSLIAKLPNGVFVDCDLLVNRARVVKSETEIQYHREAATIVQGAMHVAQDMIQPGVRQSDVIAEIYKAQIAPDAPFGGDITALCPIILAGEKASAAHPAWTDEKFIDNQTVAIELAGARRHYTTGLARTLHLGSNPPDELTHTAAAVEEGMSEVLAMVKTGVSGADIHASWQQVLNRYGLRKDSRIGYSIGIGLPPDWGEHVISLRPGEHEPIETNTTLHIILGMWMKGWGMETSETIVVQPQGYECLTQFPRSVNIKR
- a CDS encoding succinylglutamate desuccinylase/aspartoacylase family protein, which gives rise to MNKKSKGRLTIDWELTGRQFGSLNFPWSRNESAWGSLQIPVIVIQNGEGPFVLLTGGNHGDEYEGPLALSNLARAIDVQRVTGTICIVPALNYPALKAGTRLSPIDGLNMNRAFRGRAEGTITEQIAHFVEAELISRADAVLDIHAGGRTMFFQPFAVSHQLPDKAQTLRAREALIAFGAPIGLILEELDNEGMLDTAVEEKGKLFLSTELGGGGSTTAATVKFAQDGAHNFLVHTGVYDTAPKPAVSPVVIMQNEADGYVSAQNSGFIEFTRELGEAVEAGQVIARIHDFEHLDKEPLAVTAPVTGTLLGRHFGGYIAKGDFLAMFASPEA